The following coding sequences lie in one Thalassoglobus polymorphus genomic window:
- a CDS encoding STAS domain-containing protein, translating to MTDSEPHFSFFLLRHEGEIALVTITREQLTDDENLEQLDQELTRVLGEESGRKMICDLSAVKYLTSSAIGKLISLHRKSIRTGSRIVLCGLQTTVREILGTSHLLEYFSITPDAENAIAELKE from the coding sequence ATGACTGATAGCGAGCCACACTTCAGTTTCTTCCTTCTTCGTCATGAAGGTGAAATTGCTCTCGTAACGATAACGCGAGAACAATTGACCGACGATGAAAACCTCGAGCAACTCGATCAGGAATTGACGCGAGTCCTCGGTGAGGAATCAGGGAGAAAAATGATTTGTGACCTCTCAGCAGTTAAATACCTGACAAGTTCCGCTATTGGAAAGTTGATTTCTCTACACCGCAAGTCGATTCGGACTGGAAGCCGCATTGTCTTGTGCGGGCTTCAGACAACAGTCAGAGAAATCCTCGGAACGAGCCACCTTCTGGAATACTTCTCCATCACACCCGATGCTGAGAACGCTATCGCTGAGTTAAAAGAATAG